The DNA region AGATTGAACGTCTGGAACACGAACCCGATCCGTTCTCGGCGCAGCCTGGTCAACTCGCGGTCGTTGAGGGTCGACAGATCCGTGTTGCCGACGAGTGCACGGCCCGACGTCAGTTGATCCAGTCCGGCGGCGCAGTGCATCATCGTCGATTTTCCCGAACCCGACGGGCCCATCACCGCCGTGAACTTCCCCGTGGGGAACGCGATGGTGACGTCGTCGAGCGCCACGACGGCCGACCGGCCGGAGCCGTATCGCTTGACGGCGCCGACGAGCATGGCCGCCGCGTCATCAGCGTTCGCTGACAGCGCGCTCCCGGACTGTCGATTGACGACGGCTGAACCTGGACGTGAGGACACGAGATCTCCGAGGAGTGGTTGGTCGACGGGTTACGTCGCTTGTCCGACGCCTGATTCGTACCGAGCGAATCTGAGGCGACCGTTAATGCGCTGCTCGGACCGGGTGGCCGACTGGTGCCGGAAGGAAAGATCGTCGCGGTCACCCGGACGGGTGGGAGTACGACGCCGACGGCATGCGCACCGTACGTCACTGGCTCTAACCGTCGTCTCAGATTCGCTCGGTACGAAGTGAGCATCGCCGGGCGATGCGGGTCTCGGCCTCGGCGGCATGGCCGAATTCGCCGCGCTCTACGGCGGCACGGTCAGTGCCGGCCTCGCACCGGACGGCGGCTGGATCGTTCACGCGACCCGGAAAGGCAGTCATCTGTGATCACTGTGCTAGTGGTGGACGCCCAGCCGCTGCAGCGCTTCGCGTTTCGCATGCTGCTGGAGAGCACTCCCGACACCGAGGTCCTCGGCGAGGCCGAGAACGGCGCCGAGGCAGTTCGGCGGACCACCGAGCTGCATCCCGACGTCGTGCTGATGGACATCCGCATGCCGGGCGTCGACGGGATCGAGGCCACCCGGCGTATCGTCGCCGCCGGTGGACGTTCGCGGATCCTGATGCTGACGACGTTCGACGTGGACCGGTACGCGTTCGCCGCGCTGCGGGCCGGGGCGAGCGGATTCCTGCTCAAGACCAGCCGCCCGGAGGAGCTGCTCGCCGGCATCCGAGCCGTCGCCGCCGGGGACGCGGTGATCGCGCCGCCGCTGACTCGGCGGCTGCTCGACGCGTTCGCCGACCGGCTCGACGATGACCTCTGCGGGCCCACGCGGGAGGATCCCCGGCTGAATTCTCTGACCGACCGGGAGCGCGAGGTCCTCGTCGCCATCGGCCACGGCCTCACCAACGGCGAGATCGCGCAACGGTTCACGCTGTCGGAGTCGACAGTGAAGACCCACGTCGGGCGGGTCCTCGCCAAGATCGGCGCACGGGACCGGATCCAGGCCGTCACCCTCGCGTACGACCTGAGACTCACCCGGCCGAACTAGCGCTTCATCTCGCGCGTCCGTCGAAGGTACGGCCGTCGTTCCCAGCCGCACCGCTCCGGGTCGATCCGCTCCGCGTGATCGGCCGCTCCGCTGCCGGATCCGCCTGCAGCCGTCCACGTCACCGCACGTCCGACCGCCACGGTGCCGTGTTCAGTGCGGACGTGTGTGAGCTCACAGGTGCCTCTTCGGCTCGTTGACCTCAGGTAGCTCACACACGTTCGACACCTCCTCAGGACTTGCGGGGGGAGACCGTCATGATGCCAATGCACATCTCGTCGCTGGTGCCGTCGCCCCACACCACGTAGCGCGGCGGCAGCTTGCTCAGCTGCGGCACTCGTTTGCGCAGCCCGGCGTCGTGCGTGCACGTCACCCGCAGCGTGTCCCCCGGGCCGATCTCCACCGGCGACGGCAGCTTCATCAGCCGCTGGTTGTCGAAGTCGAACCGCGGCACGTCCAGCACGACCTTGGCGTTCGGCGTGTCCGGGTTGAGTTCGACCTTCATGGCCCGCCCGAGCATGTGCATGTGGCCGAACCCGGCGAAGAGCGTCATCGGCGCCTCCACCTTGTGGTCGCAGGTCTGGGTGTCACCCGGCTTCGGCACGCCGCCCTGGTTGCACTCCTCCACTTGACGGTCCGCCATCTCGCCGACGTCCGACCCGAACCGCTTCGTCACGTCCGCGATCGAGGCCGCCCGGTCACACAGCGGCCCCGACTCGTCGGCGGCACAGGGCAGGTCGATCGGCGCGTCGAGTGACAACGTCTCGAGTTCCCGGGTCTGCGGCGTGCCGTCCGTCAGCCGCAGCCGTACCGCCGAGCGGTCCGACCCGGTCGGCTTGCCGTCGGTCGCGAGCAGGTTGTAGTGGATCTGGAGGACGACCAGGCTGCCCGGCTCCAGCTTGTGGCCGGCGTCCTGGTCGAGCAGCGTCTCCGTCGCGCCCGGCGCCCAGGTGTCCACCCACGCCGCGTCCCCCTCTTCGACCTCGGCGCCGGCGACGCCGGTCCCGCCGAAACACCGCCAGCCGAGACCAGGGGTCTTCGCGTCGTGCTCGCGCACTGCGGCAGCGCGGGCCGGCGGCACCACGTACACGATGGCGTGGTGCGCGATGGCGATGTTGTCCGGCGTGAACTGGGTCCCGGTGAGGAACGCCGTCTTGGTCAGGCCCGGATCGATGATCTGGCACCGGTACTCGTCCGTGCCGCCCTCCGGCGGCGCGGGCGTGTAGGCCTCGGGCATCTTCAGGTCGACGAACCGCTCGCCGGCGCGCAGCGGCTGCGGGGGAGCCGACGACCCGCCCGCGTGCGCGCTGTGCGGGCCGGCCCCGGCGGGCG from Solwaraspora sp. WMMD791 includes:
- a CDS encoding monooxygenase → MFDADFVPSEAETTINRRTGGEGGVVPQYHLPPEIDDRSTTEQHGIGPSFQAMRNSENPRWRFTTAIMALATAFAVVACGSDADNSSAPAGAGPHSAHAGGSSAPPQPLRAGERFVDLKMPEAYTPAPPEGGTDEYRCQIIDPGLTKTAFLTGTQFTPDNIAIAHHAIVYVVPPARAAAVREHDAKTPGLGWRCFGGTGVAGAEVEEGDAAWVDTWAPGATETLLDQDAGHKLEPGSLVVLQIHYNLLATDGKPTGSDRSAVRLRLTDGTPQTRELETLSLDAPIDLPCAADESGPLCDRAASIADVTKRFGSDVGEMADRQVEECNQGGVPKPGDTQTCDHKVEAPMTLFAGFGHMHMLGRAMKVELNPDTPNAKVVLDVPRFDFDNQRLMKLPSPVEIGPGDTLRVTCTHDAGLRKRVPQLSKLPPRYVVWGDGTSDEMCIGIMTVSPRKS
- a CDS encoding response regulator transcription factor, with translation MITVLVVDAQPLQRFAFRMLLESTPDTEVLGEAENGAEAVRRTTELHPDVVLMDIRMPGVDGIEATRRIVAAGGRSRILMLTTFDVDRYAFAALRAGASGFLLKTSRPEELLAGIRAVAAGDAVIAPPLTRRLLDAFADRLDDDLCGPTREDPRLNSLTDREREVLVAIGHGLTNGEIAQRFTLSESTVKTHVGRVLAKIGARDRIQAVTLAYDLRLTRPN